One stretch of Cohnella algarum DNA includes these proteins:
- a CDS encoding PadR family transcriptional regulator: MEMSEWTSQVRRGLLEFCILQLIDKEPRYGYELVTLLDRWEPLAVTEGTLYPLLRRLQKEDYIRSFWKESESGPPRKYYSLTEAGTALLLAMSAEWDKISGAIRQIQASGGENG; encoded by the coding sequence ATGGAAATGTCGGAGTGGACCTCCCAGGTCAGACGGGGGCTGCTGGAATTTTGTATTTTGCAGTTGATTGACAAGGAGCCCCGGTACGGCTACGAGCTGGTCACGCTGCTGGATCGCTGGGAGCCGCTTGCGGTAACGGAGGGCACGTTGTACCCGCTGCTGCGCAGATTGCAAAAAGAAGACTACATCCGGTCGTTCTGGAAGGAATCCGAGTCCGGACCCCCGCGAAAATATTACAGCCTGACCGAAGCCGGAACCGCCTTGCTGCTCGCCATGTCGGCGGAATGGGACAAAATCAGCGGAGCGATCCGGCAAATTCAGGCTTCTGGAGGAGAAAACGGATGA
- a CDS encoding sensor histidine kinase produces the protein MHFWQSVRFKIVFGFCAIIAPLVLFLIYNNVYAMRLVTNQISSHYNKLLDMNVRENDRILQEYIYYLTRLDRHSDIPLLQTLSILDSDYTMAKIRLMNQFALDSSGIYYNMDTIFLYIKNNEDLFFVTSDNTNYREKQDALVKWSRENLGDMAAPETNRWRTIAVEGETRANYLLHTHELGLDVYSGVIVQTGNLLRVLEGFDVGPEGGAFLLDGEGRLLAENAFPLLADAEFRKEMASRSGTYGNVEYGGESYLALSKPSAFADVNYVIVMKESYILQNLPFFQKMLYYWIPLMVALLLTFYLVFLQRIIFKPLVELLRGMRKLGQGRFDVRLPAGRNANTEFAFMSGTFNQMAEQIEKLKIDVYEEQLRVQRAEYKHLQVQINPHFYMNSLNIIYNLAALKDFKTVQKLSLHLADYFRFLMQSHRSLVRLEEEIKHIGHYLEIQKLRYVNKLDYEFDIAPAHLACRLSPLMVQPFVENSVIHGFNKRRQDGTMFRIRIVTEEDPAEPQRYVLLRVEDNGPGFPEGMLGELERGTYMDGDGEQHLGIWNILRRFNMLYEGDGGIAFRNADGGGAVVEIRLPLGRSQTPGGEEPEPGLKEGAQGSKEETYADVVGR, from the coding sequence ATGCATTTTTGGCAATCCGTCCGGTTCAAAATCGTATTCGGCTTCTGCGCGATCATCGCGCCGCTCGTCCTGTTTCTCATCTACAACAACGTGTACGCGATGAGGCTCGTCACCAACCAGATCTCCTCCCACTACAACAAGCTGCTGGACATGAACGTCCGCGAGAACGACCGCATCCTGCAGGAGTACATCTACTATTTGACCCGCCTGGATCGTCACTCCGACATCCCGCTGCTGCAAACGCTCAGCATTCTTGACAGCGATTACACGATGGCCAAAATCCGCCTGATGAACCAGTTCGCCCTGGACTCCAGCGGGATTTACTACAACATGGACACGATTTTCCTTTACATCAAAAACAACGAGGACCTGTTTTTCGTGACCAGCGACAACACGAATTACCGGGAAAAGCAGGACGCCCTCGTCAAGTGGTCCCGGGAAAATCTCGGCGACATGGCGGCTCCCGAGACGAACCGCTGGCGCACGATCGCGGTGGAGGGGGAAACCCGCGCCAATTATTTGCTGCACACGCACGAGCTCGGGCTGGACGTGTACTCCGGGGTCATCGTGCAAACCGGCAATTTGCTGCGGGTGCTGGAAGGCTTCGACGTCGGCCCGGAAGGCGGGGCGTTTCTACTCGACGGGGAAGGCCGCCTGCTGGCCGAAAACGCGTTTCCGCTGCTCGCGGACGCGGAGTTTCGGAAGGAAATGGCGAGCCGGTCGGGCACCTACGGGAACGTCGAGTACGGAGGCGAGTCGTATTTGGCGCTGTCCAAGCCGTCGGCTTTCGCGGACGTGAACTACGTCATCGTGATGAAGGAATCGTATATTTTGCAAAACCTCCCCTTTTTCCAAAAGATGTTGTACTACTGGATTCCGCTCATGGTTGCGCTGCTGCTGACGTTTTACCTCGTGTTTTTGCAGCGGATCATTTTCAAGCCCCTCGTCGAGCTGCTTCGCGGCATGCGGAAGCTGGGACAGGGGCGCTTCGACGTCCGGCTGCCGGCCGGCCGCAACGCCAATACGGAGTTCGCGTTCATGTCGGGAACGTTCAACCAGATGGCGGAGCAGATCGAAAAGCTGAAAATCGACGTGTACGAGGAGCAGCTTCGCGTCCAGCGCGCGGAATACAAGCATTTGCAGGTGCAGATCAACCCGCATTTTTACATGAACAGCCTGAACATCATTTACAACCTCGCCGCCCTCAAGGACTTCAAAACGGTGCAAAAGCTGTCGCTTCACCTGGCGGATTATTTCCGGTTCCTCATGCAAAGCCACCGGAGTCTCGTCCGCCTGGAGGAGGAAATCAAGCATATCGGACACTACCTGGAAATCCAGAAGCTGCGCTATGTGAACAAGCTGGATTACGAGTTCGATATCGCGCCCGCCCACCTCGCCTGCCGCCTGTCGCCGCTGATGGTGCAGCCGTTCGTGGAAAACTCGGTCATCCACGGGTTCAACAAGCGCCGCCAGGACGGCACGATGTTCCGCATCCGCATCGTCACGGAAGAAGATCCGGCCGAGCCGCAGCGGTACGTGCTGCTCCGGGTGGAGGACAACGGGCCGGGCTTCCCGGAGGGGATGCTGGGCGAGCTGGAACGGGGCACGTATATGGACGGAGACGGGGAGCAGCATTTGGGGATCTGGAACATTTTGCGCCGTTTCAACATGCTGTACGAGGGCGACGGGGGCATCGCGTTTCGCAACGCGGACGGGGGCGGGGCGGTCGTGGAAATCCGCCTGCCGCTGGGACGGAGCCAGACGCCGGGCGGCGAGGAGCCGGAGCCGGGATTAAAGGAAGGCGCGCAAGGGTCGAAGGAGGAAACGTATGCTGACGTTGTTGGTCGTTGA
- a CDS encoding response regulator: MLTLLVVDDEIYALKGITQGIDWSDLPFASVLEAESVSEALEHARNGRVDLVISDIEMPEANGIELLRRLKELSPETLTIFLTGHARFEYAQEALHYGCFDYLLKPVDHDALKDIVRRAVREIERRKEQLAFEHMLDQYRRQWAQQLPILIERFWQEVLAGRFALSESRLEREFARYDIPLGKGGRVLPVLLSIEGWDAELGERDESIMEYAVRKAAEEIVLEGGPGVVLQDRDLNVALAYAGGGALDRKALLGRCAQYVAACRQYFHCRVSCYVGDAEAVAGLPAALERLTQLERANVAAPQSVIDANEAEAGAAAIGGGGGVPPAPSFTEWGVLLDGGETEALALGIEQAMARYRSEGASREHLELFYYGFVHMLYQSASRKGVPVSDIATSQELGEGLAIRTPELMQGWAGKLIRKAGLVFQERQRDPSAVIAKIQAFIQEHLDRDLSRDDIAQSVYRNPAYLSRMFRKETGMSLTDYIVQMKMERAKRLLTETNDKISNIAEGLGYGHFSYFAKLFKKTCGVTPQEYRKKHQTVR, from the coding sequence ATGCTGACGTTGTTGGTCGTTGACGACGAAATTTACGCCCTGAAGGGGATTACGCAAGGCATCGACTGGTCGGATCTGCCGTTTGCGAGCGTGCTCGAAGCGGAAAGCGTGTCGGAAGCGCTCGAGCACGCGCGGAACGGCCGCGTGGACCTGGTCATCTCCGACATCGAAATGCCGGAGGCGAACGGAATCGAGCTGCTGCGCCGGCTCAAGGAGCTGTCGCCGGAGACGCTGACGATTTTTCTGACCGGACATGCCCGGTTCGAATACGCGCAGGAAGCGCTGCATTACGGCTGCTTCGATTATTTGCTGAAGCCGGTCGACCACGACGCGCTGAAGGACATCGTCCGCCGGGCGGTGCGGGAGATCGAGCGGCGCAAGGAGCAGCTCGCGTTCGAGCATATGCTCGATCAGTACCGCCGGCAGTGGGCGCAGCAGCTGCCGATTCTGATCGAGCGGTTCTGGCAGGAGGTGCTGGCGGGCCGGTTCGCGCTGTCCGAAAGCCGGCTGGAGCGCGAGTTCGCGCGGTACGATATTCCGCTCGGCAAGGGAGGGCGCGTGCTGCCGGTGCTGCTCAGCATCGAAGGCTGGGACGCGGAGCTGGGCGAGCGCGACGAGAGCATCATGGAATACGCGGTGCGCAAGGCGGCCGAGGAGATCGTGCTGGAAGGCGGGCCGGGCGTCGTGCTGCAGGACCGCGATTTGAACGTCGCGCTGGCGTATGCGGGCGGCGGGGCTTTGGACCGCAAGGCGCTGCTGGGGCGGTGCGCGCAGTATGTGGCGGCTTGCAGGCAGTATTTTCACTGCAGGGTGTCGTGTTATGTCGGCGACGCGGAGGCGGTCGCCGGATTGCCCGCGGCGCTGGAGCGGTTGACGCAGCTGGAGCGGGCCAACGTGGCGGCGCCGCAAAGCGTCATCGACGCGAACGAGGCGGAGGCGGGCGCCGCCGCGATCGGGGGCGGGGGCGGGGTGCCCCCCGCGCCTTCGTTCACGGAGTGGGGCGTGCTGCTGGACGGAGGGGAGACCGAGGCGCTCGCGCTCGGCATCGAGCAGGCGATGGCCCGCTACCGGAGCGAAGGGGCGAGCCGGGAGCATCTGGAGCTGTTTTATTACGGGTTCGTCCATATGCTGTACCAGTCCGCCTCGCGCAAGGGGGTGCCGGTTTCCGACATCGCGACTTCGCAGGAGCTGGGCGAGGGGCTGGCGATCCGGACGCCGGAACTGATGCAGGGCTGGGCGGGGAAGCTGATCCGGAAGGCGGGGCTCGTCTTCCAGGAGAGGCAGCGCGACCCGTCCGCGGTCATCGCCAAAATCCAGGCGTTCATCCAGGAGCATCTCGACCGGGATTTGAGCCGCGACGACATCGCGCAGTCGGTGTACCGCAATCCCGCCTATTTGTCGCGGATGTTCCGCAAGGAAACGGGCATGTCGCTGACCGATTACATCGTGCAGATGAAGATGGAACGGGCGAAGCGGCTGCTGACGGAGACGAACGACAAAATCAGCAACATCGCGGAAGGGCTCGGGTACGGCCATTTTTCGTATTTTGCCAAGCTGTTCAAAAAGACGTGCGGCGTGACGCCGCAGGAGTACCGCAAAAAGCACCAGACGGTGCGGTGA
- a CDS encoding ABC transporter permease: MEMAQAAQATVPRRKTGRAEKPLNQSYWKKYGVFYFMMAPALIVLLVNNYLPMIGGLIAFKNMSYSSPSFFTNFLESPWVGFQNFEYLFNTTDAWIITRNTLAYNAVFIFLNLVIGVGLALMFNAMRNRRAAKAYQTAMFLPYFLSWIILAYLVYAFLNPEIGIVNRVVLPWFGAEAVDWYSDPKWWPVVLPLVNTWKGIGYYAVIYLAAIVGIDNEYYEAAHMDGASKARQIWSITLPLIKPVIITMTLLQIGRIFYADFGLFFQVTRNAGALYDKTLVIDTYVYQGFLVTGDIGMSSAAGMYQAVVGFVLVLASNLIVRRISKDDALF; encoded by the coding sequence ATGGAGATGGCGCAAGCCGCGCAAGCGACCGTTCCCCGGCGAAAGACAGGCCGGGCGGAGAAGCCGCTGAACCAAAGCTACTGGAAAAAATACGGGGTTTTCTATTTCATGATGGCCCCCGCGCTGATCGTGCTGCTCGTCAACAACTATTTGCCGATGATCGGCGGGCTGATCGCGTTCAAAAACATGTCGTACTCGTCGCCGAGCTTTTTCACCAACTTTCTGGAGAGCCCGTGGGTCGGCTTTCAAAATTTCGAATACCTGTTCAATACGACGGACGCCTGGATCATTACCCGGAACACGCTCGCGTACAACGCGGTTTTCATTTTCCTGAACCTCGTGATCGGCGTGGGGCTTGCGCTCATGTTCAACGCGATGCGCAACCGCCGGGCGGCGAAGGCGTATCAGACGGCGATGTTCCTGCCTTATTTTCTGTCCTGGATCATTCTCGCGTATCTCGTGTATGCGTTTCTGAACCCGGAAATCGGGATCGTCAACCGGGTCGTGCTTCCGTGGTTCGGCGCGGAGGCGGTCGACTGGTACTCCGATCCGAAATGGTGGCCGGTCGTGCTGCCGCTCGTCAACACGTGGAAGGGCATCGGCTACTACGCGGTCATTTACCTTGCCGCCATCGTCGGCATCGACAACGAGTATTACGAGGCGGCGCATATGGACGGCGCCAGCAAAGCCCGGCAAATCTGGAGCATTACGCTGCCCTTGATCAAGCCGGTCATCATCACGATGACGCTGCTGCAGATCGGGCGGATTTTTTACGCGGACTTCGGCTTGTTCTTCCAGGTGACGCGCAACGCCGGAGCGCTCTACGACAAAACGCTCGTCATCGACACCTACGTGTACCAAGGCTTTCTCGTTACGGGGGATATCGGCATGTCCTCGGCCGCAGGGATGTACCAGGCCGTCGTCGGCTTCGTGCTTGTGCTGGCATCCAACCTGATCGTTAGGCGCATCAGCAAAGACGACGCTCTGTTCTGA
- a CDS encoding carbohydrate ABC transporter permease, with protein sequence MATAATATRTKKLRPNEISRGSNIVINLFFLFYTALCILPLLLVVAVSFSDERAVTVNGYKLWPEQFSLAAYDFLLSDWWAIAESYGVSIIVTVVGTVVALTIMTMYAYPISRRDFKHRNIFSFIMFFTILFNSGLVPFYLVYKQGLQLQDTLAVLMIPLFVQGFFVILIRTFFTNSIPPALVESAKIDGAGEFRTFVQIIIPLSLPVLASVGLLCTLNYWNDWFLSLLFISSDGPMSIQFRMYRTLLDIQYLSSNAQAYSAIMQANPNFRMPSETARMAMAVVGIGPIIFIYPFFQRYFIQGLTVGAVKG encoded by the coding sequence ATGGCTACGGCCGCAACCGCAACCCGTACGAAAAAGCTCCGCCCGAACGAAATTTCGCGCGGCTCCAATATCGTCATCAATCTGTTCTTCCTGTTCTACACGGCGCTGTGCATTTTGCCGCTGCTGCTCGTCGTCGCCGTGTCCTTTTCGGACGAGCGGGCGGTGACCGTCAACGGCTACAAGCTGTGGCCGGAGCAGTTCAGCCTCGCCGCTTACGACTTTTTGCTGAGCGACTGGTGGGCGATCGCCGAATCGTACGGCGTTTCGATCATCGTCACGGTCGTCGGCACGGTCGTCGCGCTTACGATCATGACGATGTACGCGTACCCGATATCGCGGCGGGACTTCAAGCATCGCAACATTTTTTCGTTCATCATGTTTTTCACGATTTTGTTCAACAGCGGGCTCGTTCCGTTCTATCTCGTCTACAAGCAGGGGCTGCAGCTGCAGGATACGCTCGCGGTGCTGATGATTCCGCTGTTCGTGCAAGGATTTTTCGTCATCCTGATCCGGACGTTTTTCACGAATTCGATCCCTCCGGCGCTGGTCGAATCGGCCAAAATCGACGGGGCCGGCGAGTTCCGGACGTTCGTGCAAATCATCATTCCCTTGTCGCTTCCGGTGCTCGCCTCGGTCGGCCTGCTGTGCACGCTCAACTACTGGAACGACTGGTTTCTGAGCCTCTTGTTCATTTCGTCCGACGGTCCGATGAGCATCCAGTTCCGCATGTACCGGACCTTGCTGGACATTCAATATTTAAGCTCCAACGCGCAGGCCTACTCGGCCATCATGCAGGCGAACCCGAATTTCCGGATGCCGAGCGAAACGGCGCGGATGGCGATGGCCGTCGTGGGCATCGGCCCGATCATCTTCATCTATCCGTTCTTCCAGCGCTATTTCATCCAGGGGCTGACCGTAGGAGCGGTGAAAGGGTAA
- a CDS encoding ABC transporter substrate-binding protein: protein MLNKSRKPRKSFLMLTALMVALVAVLAACGGNNGNGSNSSPSASPSGSASPSASPSESASAAPSDAASDLKEYELTLFLPGTPPKDEQKVEAEINKHLKEKINATLDINFIDWGQWDNKMNMAIASRDPMDIIFTAQWNGHSANVAKGAFLPLNDPNGKHGNLLEQYGQDILSSLPEAFLKGAKIDGFNYGVPANKELAEQGGIVYRTDIAEELGLTEQIQAVKTIADLEPILATVKEKKPDMIPIFMRDGENFNAHYFAKYDYLGDSTIDGVILKDGTETKVMARYEHPRYMETLNITRDFFKKGYINSDAATTQLGVNDAMKKGDVFMVVSPLKPGKDAELANATGLAGKLGQVAMTERTVATSDTAGSMLGISSTSGDPARAMMLINLLHSDKYLNNLINFGIEGDHYSRSGEIITPTDNTANYSIGAAWMLGSQFLNYVWNTEAPDKWEQFKQFNTDAHNSPGLGFTFNAEPVKSQVSAMNNTRKQYDPGLDTGSIDPSKAEEYYNKLKANGLDKVIAEKQTQLDAFLAGN, encoded by the coding sequence ATGCTCAACAAGAGCAGAAAGCCGCGCAAGTCATTTTTGATGCTGACGGCGCTGATGGTCGCGCTCGTCGCCGTGCTGGCGGCATGCGGCGGAAACAACGGAAACGGCAGCAACAGCTCGCCGTCCGCAAGCCCTTCGGGAAGCGCATCTCCGTCCGCAAGCCCGTCCGAAAGCGCTTCGGCGGCGCCCAGCGATGCCGCGTCCGACCTGAAGGAGTACGAGCTGACGCTGTTCCTGCCCGGCACGCCGCCCAAGGACGAGCAGAAGGTAGAGGCGGAAATCAACAAGCATTTGAAGGAAAAAATCAACGCGACGCTGGACATCAACTTCATCGACTGGGGCCAATGGGACAATAAAATGAACATGGCGATCGCAAGCCGCGATCCGATGGACATTATTTTCACCGCGCAGTGGAACGGCCACTCGGCCAACGTCGCCAAGGGCGCCTTCCTGCCGCTGAACGATCCGAACGGCAAGCACGGCAATCTGCTCGAGCAGTACGGACAGGATATTTTGTCGTCGCTGCCGGAAGCGTTCCTCAAAGGCGCGAAAATCGACGGCTTCAATTACGGCGTGCCGGCGAACAAGGAGCTGGCGGAGCAGGGCGGCATCGTGTACCGGACCGATATCGCCGAAGAGCTCGGCCTGACCGAGCAAATCCAGGCGGTCAAAACGATCGCCGACCTCGAACCGATTCTCGCGACCGTCAAAGAGAAGAAGCCCGACATGATCCCGATTTTCATGCGCGACGGCGAGAACTTCAACGCGCACTATTTTGCCAAGTACGATTATTTGGGCGATTCGACGATCGACGGAGTCATCCTGAAGGACGGAACGGAAACGAAGGTCATGGCCCGCTACGAGCATCCGCGCTATATGGAAACGCTGAACATTACCCGCGACTTTTTCAAAAAAGGGTACATCAACAGCGACGCGGCCACGACGCAGCTCGGCGTAAACGACGCAATGAAAAAAGGCGACGTCTTCATGGTCGTCTCCCCGCTCAAGCCGGGCAAGGACGCGGAGCTGGCGAACGCCACCGGCCTGGCCGGCAAACTCGGCCAAGTCGCAATGACGGAGCGGACGGTCGCCACCAGCGACACGGCCGGCTCGATGCTCGGCATCTCCTCGACGTCCGGCGATCCGGCCCGCGCGATGATGCTGATCAACCTGCTGCACTCCGACAAGTACCTGAACAACCTGATCAACTTCGGCATCGAAGGCGACCACTACTCTCGCAGCGGCGAAATCATCACGCCGACGGACAATACGGCGAACTACAGCATCGGCGCGGCGTGGATGCTCGGCAGCCAGTTCCTGAACTACGTCTGGAACACGGAAGCGCCGGACAAATGGGAGCAGTTCAAGCAGTTCAACACGGACGCGCACAACTCGCCGGGCCTCGGCTTCACGTTCAACGCCGAGCCGGTCAAATCGCAGGTGTCCGCGATGAACAACACCCGCAAGCAGTACGACCCGGGCCTCGACACCGGCTCGATCGACCCGTCGAAGGCGGAGGAGTACTACAACAAGCTGAAGGCGAACGGCCTCGACAAGGTCATCGCCGAGAAGCAGACGCAGCTGGACGCGTTTCTTGCGGGGAATTAA
- a CDS encoding Rpn family recombination-promoting nuclease/putative transposase, whose product MTELLEPTVDFVFKQIFGSEENKDDVLLNFLNEALRETEPKPFVSLVLLNPQMDKNALTDKQAILDVRAQNEDGKQVNLEIQVTNKYDMPKRSLYYSAKMYEEQLAEGQFYKSLKKVISINILTYNQIPNERFHNIYHLREDHTGELLLDDIEIHFMELSKLRLTPHKMDDRLVNWLLFINGAPKDRWEELAMDTPGLKKAMTTLEFLSQNKETRMLYEMRKKALLDEQSALDYAQSRGRAEEKAEVAKKMLHEGLSVSLISKVTGLSEIEIEALSKQIH is encoded by the coding sequence ATGACCGAACTGTTGGAGCCGACTGTAGATTTTGTATTCAAACAAATCTTCGGAAGCGAAGAGAATAAAGACGACGTTCTGCTCAACTTTCTGAATGAAGCGTTGCGAGAAACCGAACCGAAGCCGTTTGTCAGCCTTGTGTTGCTAAATCCGCAAATGGACAAAAATGCTCTAACCGACAAGCAAGCTATTTTGGATGTCCGCGCTCAGAATGAAGACGGCAAGCAAGTAAATCTGGAAATCCAGGTCACCAATAAATACGATATGCCGAAGCGCAGTTTGTACTATTCGGCAAAGATGTATGAGGAGCAGCTTGCGGAAGGGCAGTTTTATAAAAGTTTAAAGAAGGTTATTTCCATTAATATCTTGACCTATAACCAGATTCCTAATGAACGGTTTCATAATATCTATCACCTGCGGGAAGACCATACCGGCGAGTTGTTGCTGGACGATATCGAAATTCATTTCATGGAATTGTCGAAGCTAAGGCTTACACCGCACAAGATGGATGATCGGTTGGTGAATTGGCTGCTTTTCATTAACGGTGCGCCTAAAGATCGATGGGAGGAATTGGCGATGGATACGCCGGGTTTGAAAAAAGCGATGACAACGCTGGAATTTTTAAGCCAGAACAAGGAAACGCGAATGCTTTACGAAATGCGAAAAAAGGCGCTTCTCGATGAGCAGTCCGCACTGGATTATGCTCAATCACGGGGAAGAGCGGAAGAGAAGGCGGAAGTGGCCAAGAAGATGCTTCATGAAGGCTTGTCCGTTTCGCTCATTTCCAAAGTAACCGGACTGTCCGAAATAGAGATCGAAGCGCTGAGCAAGCAGATCCATTAA
- a CDS encoding sirohydrochlorin chelatase produces the protein MKPGILVISHGSREKEWVERVDRTVEEARSVLQRRLAGAGAAALNGEGTREKPEAVEVVGAYLELVEGRLIQDGVDRLEEAGATHVLAVPLFLSSGSTHVDEIGWALGAYPEPRRETDLERMRVGAKLTYGRPLANDAEVAEALADLAARVSESPAEESLLLIGHGSEEPWFREAWERDLSGLAVRIAERVGFADAAAAMLRPDQAAEQVGRLRERRPGARVVAVPAFVSEGYFTAQVIPARLAGLDCRYVPGSIIPHPRITDWIVRQAMEWLDGLEANRG, from the coding sequence GTGAAGCCCGGAATATTGGTCATCAGCCACGGTTCCCGCGAGAAGGAATGGGTCGAACGCGTGGATCGGACGGTCGAGGAAGCGCGGAGCGTCTTGCAGCGGCGGCTGGCGGGGGCCGGAGCGGCAGCGTTGAACGGGGAAGGTACGAGGGAGAAGCCCGAAGCCGTCGAGGTCGTCGGCGCGTACCTGGAGCTGGTCGAGGGGCGGCTGATCCAGGACGGGGTCGACCGGCTGGAGGAAGCGGGCGCGACGCATGTGCTGGCCGTGCCGCTTTTTCTGTCGTCCGGGAGCACGCATGTCGACGAGATCGGCTGGGCGCTCGGCGCTTATCCGGAGCCGCGAAGAGAGACGGATCTGGAGCGCATGCGGGTCGGCGCGAAGCTAACGTACGGGAGGCCGCTCGCGAACGACGCGGAGGTGGCCGAGGCGCTGGCGGATTTGGCGGCGCGCGTCTCGGAGAGCCCGGCGGAGGAGAGCCTGCTCCTGATCGGCCACGGCAGCGAGGAGCCGTGGTTCCGCGAGGCGTGGGAGCGGGATTTGAGCGGGCTGGCCGTGCGGATTGCGGAGCGCGTCGGCTTTGCCGATGCCGCGGCGGCGATGCTGCGGCCGGATCAGGCGGCCGAGCAGGTCGGGCGGTTGCGCGAGCGGCGGCCGGGGGCGCGGGTCGTGGCGGTTCCGGCTTTCGTGAGCGAGGGGTATTTTACGGCGCAGGTCATTCCCGCGAGACTGGCGGGGCTCGATTGCCGTTACGTTCCGGGATCGATTATCCCGCATCCGCGCATTACGGACTGGATCGTGCGGCAGGCGATGGAATGGCTCGACGGGCTGGAAGCAAATAGAGGATAA
- a CDS encoding diacylglycerol kinase has product MTYKRARLIYNPTSGREEMRRRLPFILQRLEQGGIETSCHATENRGDATEAASEAVERGFDIVISAGGDGTLNEVVNGLCRHDKRPPLGILPMGTSNDFARSHQIPKRWEDAVDIIVQGHTRPVDIGLADGNYFINIAGGGFLTEISYEVPSKLKTMIGHMAYYIKGFESVTRFRPTRLRIKAEGVEDMEGDFMLFLIANSHTVAGFDKLAPQAATDDGLFDVIVMKKCNLAEMIRIATLAVRGEHISDSHIVHFQTSNIQVESEDRVQLNLDGELGGELPCSFTLLPSHLTLLANERTETAEQG; this is encoded by the coding sequence TTGACGTATAAAAGAGCCCGGTTAATCTACAACCCGACATCCGGCAGGGAGGAAATGAGGCGCCGGCTTCCTTTTATTTTGCAGCGGCTGGAGCAGGGCGGAATCGAGACGTCGTGCCACGCGACGGAGAACCGGGGGGACGCCACGGAAGCCGCTTCGGAAGCGGTGGAGCGCGGCTTCGATATCGTCATCTCGGCCGGCGGGGACGGCACGCTGAACGAAGTGGTGAACGGCTTGTGCCGCCACGACAAAAGGCCCCCGCTCGGCATTTTGCCGATGGGGACGAGCAACGATTTCGCCCGGTCGCATCAAATTCCGAAGCGCTGGGAGGACGCCGTCGACATCATCGTGCAGGGACATACGCGTCCGGTCGATATCGGCCTGGCGGACGGGAATTATTTTATCAATATCGCGGGCGGGGGCTTTTTGACGGAAATTTCGTACGAGGTGCCCAGCAAGCTGAAAACGATGATCGGCCATATGGCTTACTATATCAAGGGCTTCGAGAGCGTGACCCGGTTCCGCCCGACGCGGCTTCGGATCAAGGCCGAGGGCGTCGAGGATATGGAAGGCGATTTTATGCTTTTTTTGATCGCGAACAGCCACACGGTGGCGGGGTTCGACAAGCTGGCGCCCCAGGCGGCGACGGACGACGGGCTTTTCGACGTGATCGTGATGAAAAAATGCAACCTCGCGGAGATGATTCGCATCGCCACGCTGGCCGTGCGGGGGGAGCATATTTCGGATTCGCACATCGTTCATTTTCAAACGAGCAACATCCAGGTGGAGTCGGAGGACCGCGTCCAGCTCAACCTCGACGGCGAACTCGGCGGCGAGCTGCCCTGCTCGTTCACGCTGCTGCCGTCCCATTTGACGCTGCTGGCGAACGAAAGAACGGAAACGGCGGAACAGGGGTAA